From the genome of Candidatus Nitrosocosmicus oleophilus, one region includes:
- a CDS encoding aconitate hydratase, whose amino-acid sequence MSSQNSLKLKGKTTKTDLVSKVYEKLQKNILKFKQVSNKPLTLGEKILIGHLDESTDFMTFNGLTPGNGYILLNPDRVALQDVTGQTTILQFMQAGIKQVLVPTTVHCDHLIQARVGSDSDTKAAIYENNEVYQFLESASRKYGIGFWKPGAGIIHQVVLENYAFPGGLMIGTDSHTPNAGGLGMLAIGVGGLDAAEVMAGLPWEVLYPKRIGVYLTGKLNGWTSPKDIILFVASKLTVSGGTNAIIEYFGPGARSVSCTGKATITNMGAEIGATCSVFSYDDKMESYLISTGRKDLADIANKNKELLTPDPEIEKEISQNRDNATKYFDQLIEINLDELEPYIVGPHTPDLARPISKMAEDIQKNNYLDTISVSLIGSCTNSSYEDMSRAADIAKQAIEKGIKTKTPLQVTPGSEMIRETIERDGQIQLLRDIGANVLANACGPCIGQWSRPEIKKGEPNTIVTSYNRNFPGRNDGRRETMNFIGSPELVIALALGGRLSFNPLKDELEASDGTKFKLDPPKIAPEVPKDGFKDTVDIYVAPATDPESVAVVIDKNSQRLQALEPFLEWDGNDFIKLPVLTKVKGKCTTDHISPAGPWLMYRGHLDRLSDNLLLGAVNAFRDGEVGKGLNLLNKNIETFSHIAREYRKNGLKWIIIGDKNYGEGSSREHAAMTPRYLGCAAVIAKSFARIHETNLKKQGILALTFVESSDYEKIREDDRISIIDLQDLRPKGVVTANLYHSDGTVEQIPLIHSYNDAQLKWFRAGSALNILRSTERV is encoded by the coding sequence ATGTCAAGTCAAAATTCTTTGAAATTGAAAGGAAAAACAACCAAGACTGACTTGGTTTCCAAAGTATATGAAAAATTACAAAAAAATATTTTAAAATTTAAACAAGTTTCAAATAAACCACTTACACTTGGAGAAAAAATTCTGATAGGTCACCTTGATGAGTCAACGGACTTTATGACCTTCAATGGCTTAACTCCGGGAAATGGATATATCTTGTTAAACCCAGACAGAGTTGCCCTTCAAGACGTTACAGGACAAACCACAATCTTGCAATTTATGCAAGCAGGTATAAAACAGGTTTTGGTCCCCACTACGGTACATTGCGACCATTTGATTCAAGCAAGGGTGGGCAGCGATTCTGACACCAAAGCCGCAATTTACGAAAATAATGAAGTCTATCAATTTCTAGAATCTGCCTCAAGAAAATATGGTATAGGATTTTGGAAACCTGGTGCTGGAATAATACACCAGGTTGTTCTAGAAAACTATGCATTTCCAGGTGGTTTGATGATCGGAACAGATTCTCATACCCCAAATGCCGGAGGATTAGGTATGCTTGCTATAGGGGTAGGCGGACTGGATGCTGCCGAAGTCATGGCAGGGCTGCCTTGGGAAGTCTTGTACCCAAAAAGAATCGGAGTATATTTAACAGGGAAACTAAACGGTTGGACATCTCCTAAAGATATCATACTATTTGTTGCATCAAAGCTAACCGTATCTGGCGGGACTAACGCAATAATAGAATACTTTGGACCAGGTGCAAGAAGTGTAAGCTGCACGGGAAAAGCCACCATAACAAATATGGGTGCAGAAATAGGTGCTACCTGTTCTGTTTTTTCATATGACGACAAAATGGAATCCTACTTGATCTCTACAGGTCGAAAAGATTTGGCAGATATTGCAAATAAAAACAAAGAATTGCTTACACCAGATCCAGAAATTGAAAAAGAAATCAGCCAGAATCGCGACAACGCTACTAAATATTTCGATCAACTTATTGAAATAAACCTAGACGAACTAGAACCTTACATAGTAGGTCCGCATACCCCTGATCTCGCCAGGCCCATTTCAAAAATGGCTGAAGACATTCAAAAAAACAACTACTTAGACACGATTTCTGTTTCGCTTATAGGAAGCTGTACTAATTCATCTTACGAAGACATGTCCCGTGCAGCTGATATCGCAAAGCAGGCAATAGAAAAAGGAATCAAGACAAAAACACCTCTTCAAGTTACACCGGGCTCAGAAATGATAAGAGAAACGATAGAAAGAGATGGTCAGATTCAATTGTTAAGAGATATTGGAGCAAATGTATTAGCTAATGCATGTGGACCCTGTATAGGGCAATGGAGCAGGCCTGAAATAAAAAAAGGAGAGCCAAATACTATAGTCACTTCCTATAACAGAAACTTCCCTGGAAGAAATGATGGTAGAAGAGAAACCATGAACTTTATTGGTAGTCCAGAACTTGTAATAGCCCTCGCCCTAGGCGGTCGACTCTCATTTAACCCACTAAAGGACGAGCTGGAGGCAAGCGACGGGACCAAATTCAAACTAGACCCCCCGAAAATAGCCCCCGAAGTCCCAAAAGACGGTTTCAAAGACACGGTAGACATCTATGTCGCTCCCGCTACAGACCCAGAAAGCGTGGCAGTTGTAATAGACAAAAATAGCCAACGACTTCAAGCTCTAGAACCCTTTTTAGAGTGGGACGGAAACGACTTTATCAAATTACCAGTATTGACCAAGGTAAAGGGAAAATGTACAACTGATCATATTTCACCTGCCGGTCCATGGTTAATGTATAGGGGTCATCTAGACAGATTAAGCGATAATTTGTTATTAGGCGCAGTAAACGCATTTAGAGACGGAGAAGTAGGCAAAGGACTCAATCTCTTAAATAAGAACATTGAAACTTTTTCCCATATCGCCAGAGAGTACAGGAAGAATGGATTAAAATGGATAATCATTGGCGATAAGAATTATGGAGAAGGCAGCAGCCGTGAACACGCAGCAATGACTCCAAGATATTTAGGCTGTGCTGCAGTAATTGCAAAAAGTTTTGCCAGAATACATGAAACAAATCTAAAGAAACAAGGGATTCTTGCTCTGACTTTTGTGGAATCATCTGATTATGAGAAGATAAGAGAAGACGACAGAATAAGCATAATTGATTTACAAGATCTTAGACCCAAAGGTGTAGTAACTGCCAACTTATACCATAGTGATGGTACTGTAGAACAAATTCCATTGATACATTCATACAATGATGCTCAACTAAAGTGGTTTCGTGCTGGTTCTGCCCTTAACATCCTGAGATCAACTGAAAGAGTTTAA
- a CDS encoding universal stress protein, producing MFSKILVAFDGSKPSLDAVESAMEIGNKYNSSLIILHILDGYKYPYLLSSVVFAPTYGSDKLEKERQKFDELMNSLKEKYNAGNRKVLASENDKVISEGINATPTSNTADSTSTDSTVSRFETAIIEAETSAASTIVDYAESKNVDLLVVGSKGRTGLKKMLVGSTATEVLKYAHCPVLVVR from the coding sequence ATGTTTTCAAAGATATTGGTTGCATTTGATGGATCAAAACCCTCATTGGATGCCGTTGAAAGTGCTATGGAAATAGGCAATAAATATAATTCTTCATTGATAATTTTGCACATTTTAGATGGTTACAAATATCCATATTTACTTTCAAGTGTTGTATTCGCCCCGACATACGGTTCTGACAAGTTAGAAAAAGAGCGTCAGAAATTTGACGAATTGATGAATTCGCTTAAAGAAAAGTACAATGCAGGCAACAGGAAGGTGCTGGCTTCAGAAAATGATAAAGTGATTTCGGAAGGAATCAATGCCACTCCTACTTCTAATACCGCTGATTCTACCTCTACTGATTCAACTGTTTCACGCTTTGAAACTGCAATTATTGAGGCTGAAACATCTGCTGCATCGACCATAGTTGATTACGCCGAATCCAAAAATGTCGACTTACTAGTAGTTGGAAGTAAGGGCCGAACCGGTTTGAAAAAAATGCTAGTTGGAAGTACTGCCACAGAAGTGCTAAAATACGCACACTGTCCTGTACTTGTGGTAAGATAA
- the topA gene encoding DNA topoisomerase I, with translation MCEKPSVAKRIAQALSTYYHDHRNHYSDKTSDQEQKNRSQPPQPTSSTLFTTIRGLNGQDYIICHALGHLYGLSDNNKGSRKAFPVLDPTWLPLSILKKKGPSSKYLAFKIEKILREISQISKNASGFIHACDYDQEGEVIGYNILEHACHHKYSISKRAKFSSLTDEEIIQSFNNLLPPNEKLKDAGTSRHMIDFIYGINLSRALTNSVNKKKESAGEIKKGYQQLSIGRVQGPTLAFVVEREKEIENHIFEPYWNVIADFKKNNQIIKTYYYPQRIDTKPVAENIVNSCKNQLGKVTNIKIIKTSIRPPIPFNLGDLQKEAYRLFRFTPSYTLSIAEKLYLAALISYPRTSSQKLPSPINYEKIIKAVSTLNNNLHQDSSYGNKTGSILSYSEISIKLLANKTLKPNEGKETDPAHPAIYPTGQKPKQKLEDSELKLLDLIIRRFFSAFGKDASSSQSTVTITVKDKYTFKAEEKKIVFEGWIQYYRPYFDLSGFVNLDSLSFLKPDDILENIKMELLEKFTQPPPRYNQSTLLQKMEREKIGTKATRSEIIGTLFKRNYITNLVPPATTATNQSVTYDSKISKNYPISNNQKVKTSKLEYTGVQKSGLRPTEIGIAIVSSMKKYIPNIVSTSLTQDMETQLEQIESGNSTSIQVVEKARTQIKEAIQSFNINETKIGQEISLALEANRTTNPSRKPIALVALGTCPVCKNGNLIVKKAIKSKKRFAGCTSYASTKCLATSPLPQKGTIKSTGKRCEKCNWPIIIASGNNQGKKYQWEFCINSQCPLKIYSNSDKKNPPSQPT, from the coding sequence ATCTGTGAGAAACCTTCTGTTGCAAAACGAATAGCACAAGCGCTTAGTACATATTATCACGACCACAGAAATCATTATTCAGACAAAACCTCAGACCAAGAACAAAAAAATAGATCACAACCACCACAACCAACATCTTCAACATTATTTACTACCATTAGGGGTTTGAATGGTCAAGATTACATCATTTGTCATGCATTAGGGCACTTATACGGACTATCAGATAATAACAAAGGATCTAGAAAAGCATTCCCAGTCCTTGATCCCACTTGGTTACCATTATCCATACTAAAAAAGAAGGGGCCAAGCTCAAAATATCTGGCTTTCAAGATTGAAAAAATATTGAGGGAAATTTCTCAAATATCTAAAAATGCCTCAGGCTTTATTCATGCCTGCGACTATGACCAAGAAGGTGAAGTGATTGGATATAATATATTAGAGCATGCTTGTCACCACAAATACTCTATTTCAAAGAGAGCCAAATTTTCATCGCTTACGGATGAAGAAATAATACAATCTTTTAATAATTTGTTACCTCCCAACGAAAAGCTAAAGGATGCAGGGACGTCACGACATATGATAGATTTCATATATGGAATTAATCTTTCTAGGGCCCTAACTAATTCTGTCAATAAAAAAAAAGAATCTGCTGGAGAAATCAAAAAAGGTTATCAGCAATTATCAATTGGCAGGGTCCAGGGTCCCACACTTGCATTCGTAGTAGAAAGGGAAAAAGAAATTGAAAATCACATATTTGAACCCTATTGGAATGTTATAGCAGATTTTAAAAAAAACAATCAAATCATCAAAACTTATTATTATCCCCAGCGAATAGATACAAAACCAGTTGCCGAGAACATTGTCAACTCTTGCAAAAATCAACTCGGCAAAGTAACAAATATCAAGATTATTAAAACATCAATAAGACCACCAATTCCTTTTAATCTTGGAGACCTTCAAAAAGAAGCCTATAGGCTTTTTAGATTTACCCCAAGTTACACCCTTTCAATCGCTGAGAAATTGTACTTGGCTGCCCTTATTTCATATCCAAGAACATCAAGCCAAAAGTTACCTTCCCCAATTAACTATGAAAAAATAATCAAAGCAGTTTCAACCCTGAATAATAATTTACATCAGGATAGTTCATATGGTAACAAAACTGGATCAATCCTTTCATATTCAGAGATCTCTATAAAATTGTTAGCCAATAAGACCCTCAAACCAAACGAAGGAAAAGAAACTGATCCTGCGCATCCGGCCATTTATCCGACAGGCCAAAAACCAAAGCAAAAACTCGAAGATTCAGAATTAAAACTATTAGATCTCATAATCAGGAGATTCTTTTCTGCGTTTGGAAAAGATGCCTCTTCTAGTCAATCTACTGTCACGATAACAGTAAAAGACAAATATACGTTTAAAGCAGAAGAGAAAAAAATTGTTTTTGAAGGATGGATTCAATATTATAGGCCCTACTTTGATTTATCAGGCTTTGTAAATTTAGACTCACTTTCATTTCTAAAACCAGACGATATTTTAGAAAATATAAAAATGGAACTTTTAGAAAAGTTTACCCAGCCTCCTCCCAGATACAATCAATCAACGTTGTTGCAAAAAATGGAAAGAGAAAAAATAGGGACCAAAGCCACCAGGTCTGAAATAATTGGTACTTTGTTTAAGAGAAATTATATTACTAATCTTGTACCCCCCGCTACTACTGCAACCAATCAATCCGTTACCTATGATTCAAAGATATCAAAAAATTATCCTATTTCCAATAATCAAAAGGTAAAGACAAGCAAGTTAGAATATACAGGTGTCCAAAAATCAGGATTAAGACCTACAGAAATTGGAATAGCTATTGTAAGTTCAATGAAGAAATACATACCTAACATTGTTTCGACAAGTCTAACACAAGACATGGAAACCCAGTTAGAACAAATTGAATCAGGAAATTCCACAAGTATACAAGTGGTAGAAAAGGCACGCACCCAAATTAAAGAAGCAATACAGTCTTTTAATATCAACGAAACTAAAATTGGCCAAGAAATATCTTTAGCCTTAGAAGCAAATAGAACAACAAATCCTTCACGAAAACCCATCGCCCTAGTTGCGTTGGGCACCTGTCCTGTTTGCAAGAATGGAAATTTAATTGTCAAAAAGGCGATAAAATCAAAGAAAAGATTTGCAGGGTGTACATCCTATGCATCAACAAAATGCTTGGCTACATCCCCATTACCTCAAAAAGGTACAATAAAAAGCACTGGGAAAAGGTGTGAAAAATGCAACTGGCCCATTATCATAGCTAGTGGCAATAATCAGGGTAAAAAATACCAATGGGAGTTTTGTATTAATTCTCAATGCCCCTTGAAAATTTACAGCAATAGCGACAAAAAAAATCCTCCTTCACAACCAACATAA
- a CDS encoding ASCH domain-containing protein — MKCLSLKQPYADLLATGRKTIEIRKWNTNFRGSFLIHASKNVNKDACLTLDFDERNLVRGAIIGKALVYDVIKYTTIEDFLGDHHKHFSIEKLKSNHTFKRYGFLVKDALKFKEEIPYLGKLGFFEVSALSI; from the coding sequence TTGAAATGTCTTTCTCTAAAACAGCCTTATGCTGATTTGCTTGCAACTGGAAGAAAGACTATAGAAATCAGAAAATGGAATACCAACTTTCGAGGTTCATTCTTGATACATGCCTCAAAAAATGTCAATAAAGATGCCTGTTTGACTCTAGATTTTGACGAACGCAATTTGGTCAGAGGTGCGATTATAGGAAAAGCGCTTGTGTACGATGTTATAAAGTATACAACTATTGAAGATTTTTTGGGTGATCATCACAAGCATTTCTCAATTGAAAAGTTAAAATCAAATCATACATTTAAGAGGTATGGCTTTTTAGTAAAAGATGCTTTAAAATTTAAAGAAGAAATTCCCTATCTGGGGAAATTAGGCTTTTTTGAAGTATCTGCTTTGAGTATTTGA